The following proteins come from a genomic window of Trifolium pratense cultivar HEN17-A07 linkage group LG4, ARS_RC_1.1, whole genome shotgun sequence:
- the LOC123920987 gene encoding F-box/FBD/LRR-repeat protein At5g22660-like isoform X1, with the protein MISDVPDNILIHILSFLSTENAIKTSILSTKWRYLWTNLSVFDFQIFYYHDANRNPSYSLLDVVTTLLHKSNDHLMEIKRLTIRIPRVTLDAHKITSLVTSLLGLKVQDLQFTIDDLKYLNTSCCVLPRGFSASYSLSKLTLNLGGYTLYISNSIQFPSLKTLNLSYAIFANDESVEEFFSGCPLLEELTLNYCYWWCIKQITIAISTLRILTIRFNPDCLNCVDCDKFSVKIDAVNLLSLTCTSDPTIQFVIVNPPTSMLDAYIAFSIHFPFHYRTNSKYEEYVSHCAAVLLSGLASVKSLTLSNDTFTESPYVNDRFHLLPEFHNLTHLCLDSDICSFSRTSFTKFLLKCPKLEVLVFPLGSGRLRHDDNHGWKSIPVPCCIKSSLKKLHITNFDGYEREIQIVVFFLENATVLKEFQISLACTPFYSQYNSKNLEDLKNRFVGMGSCDMIIRTCD; encoded by the exons ATGATTAGTGACGTACCCGATAACATTCTAATtcatattctttcttttctatCTACCGAGAATGCTATCAAAACTTCCATATTATCAACAAAGTGGAGGTACTTATGGACCAATTTATCCGtctttgattttcaaattttttattatcatgATGCAAATCGAAACCCATCATATTCACTTTTAGATGTAGTCACCACATTACTTCACAAATCTAATGATCATCTAATGGAAATTAAAAGGCTCACCATTCGTATACCCCGAGTTACTCTTGATGCACACAAAATTACTTCCTTGGTAACTTCTCTACTCGGCCTCAAAGTCCAAGATCTTCAATTTACCATAGATGATCTAAAATATCTAAATACTAGTTGTTGCGTCTTACCCCGTGGTTTCTCAGCATCTTATTCATTGAGTAAACTAACACTAAATCTTGGTGGATATACTCTATATATTTCTAATAGTATTCAGTTCCCTAGCCTTAAGACGTTAAATCTTTCGTATGCTATCTTTGCAAATGACGAATCAGTTGAAGAATTTTTTTCTGGGTGCCCTCTCCTAGAAGAGTTAACTTTGAATTATTGTTATTGGTGGTGCATAAAGCAGATCACTATTGCTATTTCAACATTGAGGATATTGACAATCCGTTTCAACCCTGATTGTCTAAATTGTGTTGACTGTGATAAATTTTCTGTCAAGATTGATGCTGTCAATCTTTTATCTTTAACTTGCACAAGTGATCCAACCATACAATTTGTCATTGTTAACCCCCCAACCTCCATGCTTGATGCATATATTGCTTTTAGCATACACTTTCCATTCCATTATAGGACAAATTCGAAATATGAGGAATATGTTTCTCATTGTGCAGCTGTGCTATTGAGTGGACTTGCGAGTGTCAAGTCTCTCACACTATCAAACGATACTTTTACG GAATCTCCCTATGTAAATGATCGTTTCCATCTCCTTCCGGAGTTCCACAATTTGACACATCTTTGTCTGGATTCAGACATTTGCTCTTTCAGTAGAACATCATTCACAAAATTCCTTCTAAAGTGTCCTAAACTGGAAGTTCTTGTTTTTCCTCTG GGAAGTGGCAGATTAAGACACGACGATAATCATGGTTGGAAATCAATTCCAGTGCCTTGTTGTATCAAATCTTCTCTCAAGAAGCTTCACATTACAAATTTTGATGGATATGAACGTGAAATCCAAATCGTTGTGTTTTTCTTAGAGAATGCAACAGTTTTGAAGGAGTTCCAGATATCCTTAGCATGTACGCCATTTTATTCACAATATAATTCGAAGAATCTGGAAGATCTCAAGAACCGATTTGTAGGAATGGGAAGTTGTGACATG ataATCCGAACTTGTGATTAG
- the LOC123920987 gene encoding putative F-box/FBD/LRR-repeat protein At1g16940 isoform X2 produces MLSKLPYYQQSGAVLLSGLASVKSLTLSNDTFTESPYVNDRFHLLPEFHNLTHLCLDSDICSFSRTSFTKFLLKCPKLEVLVFPLGSGRLRHDDNHGWKSIPVPCCIKSSLKKLHITNFDGYEREIQIVVFFLENATVLKEFQISLACTPFYSQYNSKNLEDLKNRFVGMGSCDMIIRTCD; encoded by the exons ATGCTATCAAAACTTCCATATTATCAACAAAGTGGAG CTGTGCTATTGAGTGGACTTGCGAGTGTCAAGTCTCTCACACTATCAAACGATACTTTTACG GAATCTCCCTATGTAAATGATCGTTTCCATCTCCTTCCGGAGTTCCACAATTTGACACATCTTTGTCTGGATTCAGACATTTGCTCTTTCAGTAGAACATCATTCACAAAATTCCTTCTAAAGTGTCCTAAACTGGAAGTTCTTGTTTTTCCTCTG GGAAGTGGCAGATTAAGACACGACGATAATCATGGTTGGAAATCAATTCCAGTGCCTTGTTGTATCAAATCTTCTCTCAAGAAGCTTCACATTACAAATTTTGATGGATATGAACGTGAAATCCAAATCGTTGTGTTTTTCTTAGAGAATGCAACAGTTTTGAAGGAGTTCCAGATATCCTTAGCATGTACGCCATTTTATTCACAATATAATTCGAAGAATCTGGAAGATCTCAAGAACCGATTTGTAGGAATGGGAAGTTGTGACATG ataATCCGAACTTGTGATTAG